A window of Campylobacter magnus genomic DNA:
AAGAATAAATTTGGAATTCCTAAGGATGAATTTAGAATTCTTAGAGATTGCTTCGCTTCGCCCCTTAATGACGAAAATTCTAGAATTCCATATAGAGATCCCCCAAAGGGGCTGGGGGATGGCAAAGTAGAGAATTCTAAAATTCCCTAAGATAAAAGACACCCCCTAGCCCCCAGAAAACTAACTCTTTGGCAAATAAAACTTAGCGTAAATCAGTTCTTTTTCTCAAAAACACTCCAAAGCGAGGTTTTTTATTTTTGGTTAGATTTTGGTATTTGTAGGTGATGATATCGCCGGTTTTAAGGCAGTTTTCTTGTGGCGCTGATGCTTTGCAGATTTTTAGGCTGCCAAAGCCAGAGCCGATTTTAAAGGTATTTTTGCTGTCCTTGCACTCCACAGAGCCAACCACGCTATTTTCATCTTTTCGTGGCTTTATGCTAAGCACCTCACACTCAGCGTCGTAAAACTTTTTTAGCTTCATTATGCTGCTTTGGCGGCCGTCTTTATAAGGCGCATTTGGGTCACGCACGACTACGCCCTCGCCGCCATCTGCTGTGATTTTATCTAGATAATCAAAAGCCTCTTTTGTACTTTTTATTTTTATTTGTTCT
This region includes:
- a CDS encoding DNA ligase gives rise to the protein MKFLFLIILNVIFANAAMLLKNYDGRELSGWVMSQKYDGVRAIWDGKKLKSRQGKEFCAPKSFISQLPPFSIDGELYAGLGAFEKTASITARCDEDWDELEYLIFDAPGAKGDLPTRLAPLKDFLAKNQGSQIKIIEQIKIKSTKEAFDYLDKITADGGEGVVVRDPNAPYKDGRQSSIMKLKKFYDAECEVLSIKPRKDENSVVGSVECKDSKNTFKIGSGFGSLKICKASAPQENCLKTGDIITYKYQNLTKNKKPRFGVFLRKRTDLR